AAATATCATCAATTCCAGCTATAACCATGGCAGACTCGATTATTATCATGAGGAGAATCCCTACGAGGGAACCTTCTGCATCTCCTGGTCGGAAGCCGCCCAGTACAATAATATAGGCTTCGACTTCGTTCCCAACAGGGATCTCAGCTATCTCCTTGCCGCGGAGTATGTCATCGATTTTTATATCCGGACGACCGGGAGCAGTGTGGATTTAGATATCAGGTTCGTCGATACTAAAACGGAGGATCCCGCCGACCATCCCTGGCGGATGGGTACTTCCTGGAGCACCAATTCGATCTTGCCAGATAGCAGTTGGCACCACGTGCAGATCCCCATCGCCGGCCTGGAAGAGAAGGGGTCCTGGGACAATGGCTGGTTCGAGCCGCAGGGACTGTTTGACTGGACGGCCGTGGACCGGTTGGAAATCGTGGCGGAGCATGGTGATTTCGGTGACACCCGGCTTTGGTTTGACTTGCTTCGGATCCTGGATCCCCATCAATCAGGTACCGCTGAAAGAAATCCAATACCGTACTCATTCAACCTTTATCAGAACTACCCCAATCCCTTCAATTCTGCATCCACGATTCAATACGATTTATCACAAGTCACAGATGTTTCATTGATCGTTTTTGATATCGTTGGGCGGGAGATCGTGAGATTGAGTGACAGCCGTCTAGGGCCAGGTTATTACCAGGTCATTTGGAATGGACGTGATCGGTTCGGTTGTGAGATTCCAACTGGAATCTACATAGCCAGAATGATCACACCTGAAGACACGAAGAGCATTAAAATGGTTCTTATAAAATAGTAAGTTATTGACTTGGGGGACTAAAGGCCCCGGAGATTCTTTGGCTTTTCTTGTTCAACGCAGAGCTATCTGATTCAGGAGATATGATAAGGAATCTCCTGAATACTCACTCAAATCGGTCGGCATTCTCTTAATCCTTCAAAGTAATATGGTGGATTTTCAGAAAGTTTAACTCACAACATTGCAGAGATATTCTCCTGAGTTTCGGCCAGAAATCGCTGGTAATCTGGTGAGTTGACAGAGTATTATGGTGAGTTTTGAGCTGGAAACAAGAGTCGGGATTAAAGTCATTTTTTCGGATACGGGCCTGATACACATTTATTTTTCTCGAAGGTCACCCACTGTATTTAGGATCCAGTGTCCCTTTGGACGTGTAGGTTCGCCCCGCTTTCAGCGGGATTCAGTCCCGCCAACGTCGGGAAGTCCTATCCGCGGCACCATCACCATCGGTAGGACGAGAAGTTTATCCCGACAGAGCGGAGCGAACGTCGGGAAGTCCTATCCGCGGCACAAGACTTCGCTTTCCTTCGAGAAAGGAGCCCTGATAAGGCTGCTTTCATGCCTGCCCTACCCATACCCCAATCCCTTCAATCCCGGCTCCACCCTGCGCTATGACCTACCCCGTATCACTGATGTGTCACTGGTGGTGTACGATTTGCTGGGCCGGGAGCTGGTCCGGCTGGTGGACAGCAGGCTAGGGTCCGGCTATCATTGGGCCATCTGGAACGGCCGGACAGCCGATGGGGACCAAGCCTCGGCCGGCATCTACATCGCCCGCTTAACGACGCCGCAGCATTACCCTGATAGCTATATCAGATTTCTGAAACAAATATCAATTTTCTGATATTCCAGCTCCCTAAGAAGGACTGGGAGACCTTACTCCGCTCCGTTTTCATTATTCGGGCTTCTCGTCACGGCCTGCACCGGATACTTCCATTTTTCCATTAAACCATCCACTCGCTTAGCCAAAGCGGCATTTCATTTGCACAAATCCTGAAATGGAAGACCAATAGCTGGAATATTTTATTTTAAGTACATACATTTAGATAAATGAACTTCTTGGGAGTCTACTCTGATTTTTCAAATTACATTGTCTGGTGCTTCTGCGGCACTGGTCGTAGTCGCGCAAAAATAGTCAAGCCACCGCATCTACATCGCTTGTCTCGTGACGCCTGAGTTCAACAAGTCGATCAAAATGGTGTTGGTGAAGTAGGGATTGATGCGAGTGTTGAGGGGGCGAACCATTCGCGCAGTGACAGTTGTATTAGCGTTGGCTATGTTCTCGACCGGACTTAGAGCCCAGCCAGATACCCTCTGGACAATGACGCTTGGGAGGGAGCTAGAGGAAGAAGGCTTGGATGTCCAGCAGACATTTGATGGCGGATTCATCATTGTGGGATATATAGAGGCGTCGAGGGAAACCGGTAACAGAGATATTTGGCTGATAAGGACCAATGCTTCAGGGGATACTATTTGGACAAAGACGATCGGGGGAAGTGGCTATGATATGGGATTCTCCGTTCAGCAGACGCCCGATAGTGGATTCGTTGTCGGCGGCCTGCTCTCCCTTGGCCAGGGATATAGCTTTTCATTGATTCGAACTGATACCAAAGGTGACACCTTGTGGACAAGATCGTACGGAGGGGGGGTTGCGAAAAAAGTTAAGCAGACGTGGGATGGGGGATTTCTTGCTATTGG
The Candidatus Neomarinimicrobiota bacterium DNA segment above includes these coding regions:
- a CDS encoding T9SS type A sorting domain-containing protein, whose translation is MVSFELETRVGIKVIFSDTGLIHIYFSRRSPTVFRIQCPFGRVGSPRFQRDSVPPTSGSPIRGTITIGRTRSLSRQSGANVGKSYPRHKTSLSFEKGALIRLLSCLPYPYPNPFNPGSTLRYDLPRITDVSLVVYDLLGRELVRLVDSRLGSGYHWAIWNGRTADGDQASAGIYIARLTTPQHYPDSYIRFLKQISIF